Proteins encoded in a region of the Flammeovirga yaeyamensis genome:
- the hisI gene encoding phosphoribosyl-AMP cyclohydrolase: MENNFKIELEEGLSAQLQFDKRGGLLPVIVQEKSTGQILMLGYANQEAFDKTLRTQKATFWSTSRQELWTKGETSGNYLKIENIMVDCDQDAIIYQVELMGSGVCHTFDKNGENRKACFYRNYDQEENKLSFIEGME; this comes from the coding sequence ATGGAAAACAATTTTAAGATAGAATTAGAAGAAGGCTTATCGGCACAACTTCAATTTGATAAAAGAGGTGGATTACTGCCTGTGATTGTTCAGGAAAAATCTACTGGACAAATATTAATGTTAGGTTACGCCAATCAAGAAGCATTTGATAAAACACTTCGTACTCAGAAAGCTACTTTTTGGTCCACATCGAGACAAGAATTATGGACCAAAGGGGAAACCTCTGGCAACTATCTCAAAATTGAAAATATTATGGTGGATTGCGATCAAGATGCCATCATTTATCAAGTGGAATTAATGGGAAGTGGCGTTTGCCATACTTTCGATAAAAATGGAGAAAATCGTAAAGCCTGTTTCTACAGAAATTATGATCAAGAAGAAAATAAATTGTCATTTATAGAAGGGATGGAGTAA
- the folE gene encoding GTP cyclohydrolase I FolE, protein MKKEEKRRIESEGDNHIMTSVDTPMLPDAFNKSDEEKIEIIQEYFAGIMKTLGLNLSDNSLKGTPYRFAKMYVKELFAGLDPKNKPNLSVFDNKYQYNKMLVEKNITFSSACEHHFLPIVGKAHVGYISSGKVIGISKINRIVEYYGKRPQVQERMTLQIYNELKDALQTDSVIVVVDAEHLCVSSRGVKDKTSSTVTLEYGGEFNDLSLRNEFLKLVGNEKLKMKNVVS, encoded by the coding sequence ATGAAAAAGGAAGAAAAACGAAGAATAGAATCAGAGGGAGATAATCATATCATGACGAGTGTTGACACTCCAATGCTACCCGATGCATTTAATAAATCAGATGAAGAAAAAATCGAGATTATTCAGGAGTATTTTGCGGGTATAATGAAAACATTAGGCTTGAACTTATCAGACAATAGTCTGAAAGGAACGCCTTACCGTTTTGCTAAAATGTACGTGAAAGAATTATTCGCTGGCCTTGATCCTAAAAATAAACCGAACCTTTCCGTTTTCGATAACAAATATCAGTATAATAAAATGCTGGTAGAAAAGAACATTACCTTCTCTTCTGCTTGCGAACATCACTTCTTACCTATCGTTGGAAAAGCACATGTAGGCTATATTTCTTCGGGGAAAGTGATTGGTATTTCCAAGATTAATCGTATCGTTGAATATTACGGAAAACGTCCACAGGTACAAGAACGCATGACGCTTCAAATCTATAACGAACTAAAAGATGCACTACAAACAGACAGTGTTATCGTAGTAGTTGATGCCGAACATTTATGTGTTTCTTCTCGTGGTGTAAAAGACAAAACAAGCTCGACGGTAACGTTGGAGTATGGCGGGGAGTTTAATGATTTGTCCCTTAGAAATGAGTTTTTAAAACTTGTTGGAAATGAAAAGTTAAAAATGAAAAACGTGGTTAGTTAA
- a CDS encoding type II toxin-antitoxin system HipA family toxin encodes MKKIDKIRVQLSFDKENILDVGEIVTQNQKFYFKYHTALKKYQLQLSPFKLPLTDSIVDMSSFPFDGMAGVFNDSLPDGWGRLLLDRMLTTKGININDITLLDRLAYVGSFGAGALVYQPELGEEEEYSNIRLDELFHQSEKVLEGTSEEVIDELFDLGGSSGGARPKVNVIHNPITNTLSSGNKLKENDEHWIIKFPSSFDANDIANIEYAYYKMALDCGIEMSECKLFYGASGKAYFGTKRFDRIGQNQRLHMHSASGIMHDNFRLSNMDYGHLLDCAFQLERDVAAYNRVFRLACFNVFTHNRDDHSKNFAFLMNKDGQWKFAPAYDLTYSTSSHGFHSTMVAGESQHPTSKDLLKLAAHFNIQEAENIIDEVKSVVEKWSNYADKYSVSSGSKNKIQKSIIKLIDS; translated from the coding sequence ATGAAAAAGATCGACAAAATTAGAGTTCAACTTTCCTTTGATAAGGAGAATATCTTAGATGTAGGGGAGATTGTTACCCAAAATCAAAAATTCTACTTTAAATATCATACAGCATTAAAAAAATACCAACTTCAATTATCTCCATTCAAGTTACCTTTAACGGATAGTATTGTGGATATGTCTTCATTTCCTTTTGATGGAATGGCAGGGGTATTCAATGATTCACTACCTGACGGTTGGGGGAGGTTATTGTTGGATAGAATGTTGACAACAAAAGGGATCAATATTAATGATATTACTTTACTGGATCGCTTGGCTTATGTTGGAAGTTTTGGTGCTGGAGCTTTAGTTTATCAACCTGAGTTAGGGGAAGAGGAAGAATATTCAAATATTAGATTGGATGAGTTATTTCATCAATCAGAAAAAGTTTTGGAAGGTACTTCTGAGGAAGTGATCGATGAATTATTTGATCTAGGTGGATCTTCTGGAGGGGCTCGACCGAAAGTGAATGTCATTCATAACCCTATCACAAATACATTATCTTCAGGAAATAAGTTAAAGGAAAATGACGAGCATTGGATCATTAAATTTCCTTCCTCTTTTGATGCCAACGATATTGCGAATATTGAATATGCATATTATAAAATGGCATTGGATTGTGGCATTGAAATGAGTGAATGTAAGTTGTTTTATGGTGCATCTGGGAAAGCGTATTTTGGAACCAAACGATTTGATAGAATTGGACAAAATCAACGTTTGCACATGCATTCGGCTAGTGGAATAATGCACGATAATTTCCGATTAAGTAATATGGATTATGGACATTTATTAGATTGTGCTTTTCAGTTGGAGAGGGATGTAGCAGCTTATAATAGAGTATTCCGATTGGCTTGTTTCAATGTGTTTACGCACAATAGAGACGATCACAGTAAAAACTTTGCATTCTTGATGAATAAAGACGGACAATGGAAATTTGCTCCGGCATATGATTTAACATACTCCACCTCATCACATGGTTTTCATAGTACAATGGTTGCAGGTGAAAGTCAGCATCCTACATCAAAAGATCTTTTGAAGTTAGCAGCACACTTTAATATACAAGAGGCTGAGAATATAATTGATGAGGTGAAATCAGTAGTTGAAAAGTGGAGTAATTATGCTGACAAATATTCTGTTTCATCAGGTTCAAAAAATAAAATACAGAAATCGATAATCAAATTGATTGATAGCTAA
- a CDS encoding helix-turn-helix domain-containing protein, with amino-acid sequence MYSLNDTPNSVIKKIADRHKDLRKSMKISQEEMAKRSGVSLGSLKRFERTGQISLESLLKLAHVLNRLDEFNQVLLEKEDLNDIMNLFSDDVK; translated from the coding sequence ATGTATTCATTAAACGATACCCCCAATTCCGTCATCAAAAAAATTGCAGATCGACATAAAGATCTTCGAAAAAGCATGAAAATTTCACAAGAAGAAATGGCCAAAAGGTCTGGAGTTTCTTTGGGAAGTTTGAAGCGATTTGAGCGAACAGGACAAATTTCTTTGGAATCTTTACTAAAGCTTGCTCATGTTTTAAATCGTTTAGATGAGTTTAATCAGGTACTTCTAGAAAAAGAAGATCTGAATGATATTATGAACCTATTTAGTGATGATGTAAAATGA
- a CDS encoding RtcB family protein: MGQQKLKGKHLRAIQYASNKAISLAVQIMAKHYKHTSMQDQLVLLEDIKNNYSKYLADEVLSPIAKVFQPEINVKRQQVELLAEAKDFNVFGRKHISSNAYQQMRWAMKLPVVHSGAMMPDAHQGYGLPIGGVLATNNVVIPYGVGVDIGCRMSLTIYPIQPNFLKRYEYQIKQALKEYTNFGTGGELGIPQEHEILDRDTFSATSLLKQLHGRASRQLGTSGSGNHFVEFGTVTLPSENPFQLEAGEYVGLLAHSGSRGLGATIANHYTKIAKEKCLLPSPTQNLAWLDLNTQEGQEYWLSMNLAGDYAKACHDQIHHHLAKALGIKAVAKVENHHNFAWKEMQADGTECIVHRKGATPAGKGVLGIIPGSMTANGYIVQGKGENASLQSASHGAGRQFSRSKTKEKITGSQLKKILQKEQVTLIGGSIDEAPIAYKNIEEVMSSQTHLVDVVGTFSPKIVRMDKA, from the coding sequence ATGGGCCAACAGAAACTGAAGGGTAAACACCTTCGTGCCATTCAATATGCTTCGAATAAGGCAATAAGTCTTGCTGTGCAAATAATGGCGAAGCATTATAAACATACCTCAATGCAAGATCAGTTAGTGTTGCTTGAGGACATCAAAAATAATTATTCAAAATACTTAGCGGATGAGGTGCTATCGCCGATTGCTAAAGTATTTCAACCAGAAATTAATGTAAAAAGACAGCAGGTGGAACTACTTGCTGAAGCCAAAGATTTTAATGTATTCGGTCGAAAACATATAAGCAGTAATGCCTACCAACAAATGCGTTGGGCAATGAAATTACCTGTAGTACATAGCGGGGCAATGATGCCCGATGCACACCAAGGTTATGGATTACCCATTGGCGGTGTTTTAGCAACAAACAATGTAGTTATTCCTTATGGTGTTGGAGTAGACATCGGTTGCCGAATGAGTCTAACAATTTATCCAATCCAACCTAATTTCTTGAAACGCTATGAATATCAAATAAAGCAAGCGTTGAAAGAATATACCAATTTCGGAACGGGTGGGGAATTAGGTATCCCTCAGGAACATGAGATTTTAGATCGTGATACCTTCTCTGCAACTTCCTTATTAAAGCAATTACATGGGAGAGCAAGTAGACAACTAGGTACTTCGGGGTCTGGAAATCACTTTGTAGAATTTGGTACTGTGACACTCCCATCAGAAAATCCATTCCAATTGGAAGCAGGTGAATATGTGGGCTTACTAGCCCATTCAGGATCGAGAGGTTTAGGGGCAACAATAGCAAATCATTATACAAAAATTGCCAAAGAAAAATGTCTTTTGCCCTCTCCTACTCAAAATTTGGCTTGGTTGGATTTAAACACTCAGGAAGGTCAGGAATACTGGCTTTCGATGAACTTGGCAGGTGATTATGCAAAGGCTTGTCATGATCAGATTCACCATCACTTGGCCAAAGCTTTAGGAATTAAAGCAGTGGCTAAGGTGGAGAACCATCACAATTTTGCTTGGAAAGAAATGCAGGCAGATGGTACAGAATGCATAGTGCATCGTAAAGGGGCGACTCCTGCAGGAAAAGGTGTTTTGGGAATCATTCCTGGTTCGATGACGGCGAATGGGTATATCGTTCAAGGTAAAGGTGAAAATGCTTCTCTTCAATCGGCATCACATGGTGCAGGACGACAGTTTTCTCGATCTAAAACCAAGGAGAAAATAACGGGAAGTCAGTTAAAGAAAATCCTTCAGAAAGAACAAGTCACCCTTATTGGAGGAAGTATAGATGAAGCACCCATCGCTTATAAAAACATTGAGGAAGTCATGAGTAGTCAGACTCACCTTGTGGATGTGGTAGGTACCTTTTCTCCTAAAATTGTTCGAATGGATAAAGCTTAA
- the prfH gene encoding peptide chain release factor H translates to MMKNSNSELYIQITSGRGPAECCWVVAKLLKEVLDDLKSKNIEHQVLSRMDGPLHHTLSSVIIKAKGKYLENQLKEWRGTIQWIGKSPYRKFHKRKNWFVAIDFFAEREVEKLNAKDLQFQTFRGSGPGGQHRNKVETAVRVIHVPSGISVEVSDGKSQHQNKQKALEKMKEKFEILRLENTKEKLEQQWMNHLALERGNAVKVYKGPHFKQ, encoded by the coding sequence ATGATGAAAAATAGTAATTCAGAATTATATATTCAGATCACCTCAGGAAGAGGTCCGGCGGAATGTTGTTGGGTAGTCGCTAAGCTTTTGAAAGAAGTTTTGGACGATTTAAAATCAAAAAATATAGAACATCAAGTGCTTTCTCGAATGGATGGACCTTTGCATCATACGTTGAGTTCAGTGATCATAAAAGCAAAAGGTAAGTATTTGGAAAATCAATTAAAGGAATGGCGTGGTACAATACAGTGGATTGGTAAAAGTCCTTACCGGAAATTCCATAAACGCAAAAATTGGTTTGTAGCTATCGACTTCTTTGCTGAAAGAGAAGTTGAAAAGTTGAATGCTAAAGACCTGCAATTCCAAACGTTTAGAGGTTCTGGTCCTGGAGGTCAACATCGAAACAAAGTGGAAACAGCAGTTCGTGTGATTCATGTGCCTAGTGGAATTAGTGTGGAAGTTTCTGATGGAAAATCGCAGCATCAGAACAAGCAAAAAGCGTTGGAGAAGATGAAAGAAAAGTTTGAAATCTTACGCTTAGAAAACACTAAAGAAAAGCTGGAACAACAATGGATGAATCACTTGGCTTTAGAAAGAGGTAACGCCGTGAAAGTTTATAAAGGACCACATTTCAAACAATAA
- a CDS encoding glycerophosphodiester phosphodiesterase, which yields MKNVFPYLLILLTVFGCQKKQQQTIDLQGHRGCRGIYPENTNEAFLKALEIGVTTLEMDVVISKDKKVVVSHEPFFSHEIAISPQGATITKGTEHDHNIYALNYDDIKKYDVGSRPHDRFPHQKKFVTYKPLLSEVIENAEAYAKEHQLKKPYYNIEIKRQPKYDSIYHPGVEEFAQLVMDEIKKYPFKERIFIQSFDVESLQEVRKIAPEYKTVYLIENEKSFEENMNTLGYTPEVYSPYFELVDQELVEKCKAKNMLIIPWTVNETQDMEAMINLKVDGIISDYPGRLKEVLEEHGILII from the coding sequence ATGAAAAACGTATTCCCTTATCTTTTGATCCTCCTTACCGTATTCGGTTGTCAGAAAAAACAACAGCAGACCATCGATTTACAAGGTCATAGAGGCTGTAGAGGCATTTATCCTGAAAACACGAATGAAGCATTTTTAAAGGCCTTAGAAATTGGAGTAACTACTTTGGAAATGGATGTGGTGATCTCAAAAGATAAGAAAGTAGTGGTGTCTCATGAGCCGTTTTTCTCTCACGAAATAGCGATTTCCCCACAAGGAGCTACAATTACAAAAGGCACGGAACACGACCACAATATTTATGCGCTCAACTACGACGATATCAAAAAATATGATGTCGGATCGAGACCTCATGATCGTTTCCCACATCAAAAAAAGTTTGTGACTTACAAACCCTTATTAAGTGAGGTGATCGAAAACGCTGAAGCATATGCGAAAGAACATCAACTGAAAAAACCTTATTATAATATTGAAATCAAAAGGCAACCAAAGTATGATTCTATCTACCACCCCGGTGTTGAAGAATTTGCTCAGTTGGTGATGGATGAAATCAAAAAGTATCCATTTAAAGAGCGTATTTTCATTCAATCTTTTGATGTGGAATCTTTACAAGAAGTTCGAAAAATTGCTCCTGAATACAAAACTGTCTATTTGATAGAAAACGAGAAATCATTCGAAGAAAACATGAACACGTTGGGTTATACCCCAGAAGTATATAGTCCGTATTTCGAATTGGTTGATCAAGAATTGGTCGAAAAATGCAAAGCGAAAAATATGCTGATTATTCCTTGGACAGTGAATGAAACTCAGGACATGGAAGCTATGATTAATCTAAAAGTAGATGGCATTATTTCGGATTATCCTGGGAGATTGAAGGAAGTGTTGGAAGAACATGGTATATTAATAATTTAA